A portion of the Jaculus jaculus isolate mJacJac1 chromosome 5, mJacJac1.mat.Y.cur, whole genome shotgun sequence genome contains these proteins:
- the Zbtb21 gene encoding zinc finger and BTB domain-containing protein 21 isoform X3 — translation MPCSAISCMMEGLLHYINPAHSISLLSALNEERLKGQLCDVLLIVGDQKFRAHKNVLAASSEYFQSLFTNKENESQTVFQLDFCEPDAFDNVLNYIYSSSLFVEKGSLAAVQELGYSLGISFLTNIVAKAPQAPFPTCPNRKRVPVEDDETSSQKRSVIVCQSRNEALGKAISPSTPDLSHAARPLPSIAAKTSTSKPHVAKPPEPLHSLSLTEKGWPKDSAAVYAKSLSHSGSLDDPNRSSVVNRNAAVPSKTPDREPMDDKPGVSGQLPKGKAIELALKRPRPPVLSLRSSSETPYLLKETSKGSGPGEDRNLLYYSKLGLVIPSSGPASANQTIDRSGPLVKSLLRRSLSMDSQVPVYSPSIDLKSSQGSSTLVSDASGSVFSALSQKSSVKDGSEKTALEDKPQVLPHRLRSLSASQSTDREGSSQTPVAEVRIKTEPSSPLSDPSDIIRVTVGDAAARDLPLKIEEDQKDMSRLPAKRRFQADRRSPFKKARTDEHGLPVSEDAGEDGLSPPPLDSNFPDSDLNKEEFEQGNHERLCRNATVCPYCSLRFFSPALKQEHEHRCEYKKLTCLECMRTFKSSFSIWRHQVEVHNQNSMAPAENVSLPALDHNGEVAAPRSQPQPEPGKVNHVAAPKEDSVFSDSSEQVNFDSEDSSCLPEDLSLSKQLKIHVKEEPVEEAEEEAPEASTAPRESGPSKESGLWPCEKCGKMFTAHKQLERHQELLCSVKPFICHVCHKAFRTNFRLWSHFQSHMSQASEEPAHKETEVCPVPTNSPSPPPLPPPPPLPKIQPLEPDSPTRLPETPAPATTDKLFAPQESDTLFYHAPPLSAITFKRQFMCKLCHRTFKTAFSLWSHEQTHN, via the exons atgccttgcagtgct atcagctGCATGATGGAGGGGCTGCTGCATTACATcaacccagcacactccatcTCTCTGCTCAGCGCCCTCAATGAGGAGCGCCTCAAAGGACAGCTGTGCGATGTGCTCCTCATTGTCGGCGACCAGAAGTTCCGAGCTCATAAGAATGTCTTGGCTGCCAGCAGCGAGTACTTTCAGAGTTTATTCACAAATAAGGAGAATGAGTCGCAAACTGTCTTTCAACTGGACTTTTGTGAGCCAGATGCGTTCGATAATGTTTTGAACTACATTTACTCTTCCTCCCTGTTTGTGGAGAAGGGCAGCCTCGCCGCAGTGCAGGAGCTGGGCTATAGCCTCGGCATTTCCTTTCTGACGAACATCGTCGCCAAAGCCCCACAAGCCCCCTTTCCAACGTGTCCCAACAGGAAAAGAGTGCCTGTAGAAGACGACGAGACCAGCTCTCAAAAGCGAAGTGTCATCGTGTGTCAGAGTAGGAACGAAGCACTAGGGAAAGCCATCAGTCCAAGTACGCCTGACCTCAGCCATGCTGCCAGGCCCCTTCCGAGCATCGCAGCCAAGACCAGCACCAGCAAGCCTCACGTGGCCAAGCCGCCAGAGCCGCTGCACAGTCTGTCCTTGACAGAAAAGGGCTGGCCCAAAGATAGTGCTGCGGTGTATGCAAAGTCTCTGTCTCATTCTGGGTCTTTGGATGATCCTAACAGGAGCAGTGTAGTGAACAGAAATGCGGCAGTGCCCTCAAAGACTCCAGACAGAGAGCCCATGGACGATAAGCCGGGGGTGAGTGGTCAGCTTCCGAAGGGAAAGGCAATAGAGCTGGCCCTGAAGAGACCACGGCCGCCTGTTCTGTCCCTTCGCAGCTCATCAGAGACGCCCtatcttttaaaagaaactagCAAAGGAAGTGGTCCAGGGGAGGATAGGAACCTGCTGTACTACTCCAAGCTGGGCTTAGTGATCCCGTCCAGTGGGCCTGCTTCTGCAAACCAGACCATTGACAGGAGCGGCCCACTGGTGAAGAGCCTGCTGAGGCGGTCACTGTCTATGGACAGCCAGGTTCCTGTCTACTCACCCTCTATAGATTTGAAATCATCCCAGGGATCATCCACACTGGTGAGTGATGCATCAGGGAGTGTGTTTAGTGCTTTATCTCAGAAGTCATCTGTGAAAGATGGCAGTGAAAAGACAGCTCTAGAGGACAAGCCTCAAGTGCTGCCGCATCGCCTCAGGTCCCTCAGCGCCTCTCAGTCCACAGATAGGGAGGGGTCCTCCCAAACCCCTGTGGCTGAGGTGCGCATTAAGACTGAGCCCAGCAGCCCACTGTCAGACCCCTCGGACATCATCCGGGTCACCGTGGGAGATGCAGCAGCCAGAGACCTGCCTCTGAAAATTGAGGAGGACCAGAAGGACATGAGCAGGCTGCCAGCAAAGAGAAGGTTCCAGGCAGACAGAAGGTCACCCTTCAAGAAGGCCAGGACAGATGAGCATGGTCTTCCTGTCTCGGAGGATGCTGGTGAGGATGGCCTGAGTCCTCCTCCCCTGGACAGCAATTTCCCAGATTCTGACTTAAACAAAGAGGAATTTG AGCAGGGCAACCACGAGCGCTTGTGCCGGAACGCCACCGTCTGTCCTTACTGCAGCCTCAGGTTCTTCTCACCCGCGCTGAAGCAGGAGCACGAGCACAGGTGTGAGTacaagaagctgacctgcctggAGTGCATGCGCACCTTCAAGTCCTCCTTCAGCATCTGGCGGCACCAGGTGGAGGTGCACAACCAGAACAGCATGGCTCCTGCCGAGAACGTCTCCTTGCCTGCCCTGGACCACAATGGCGAAGTCGCTGCCCCCAGGTCCCAGCCCCAGCCTGAGCCTGGCAAGGTAAACCACGTGGCTGCCCCCAAAGAGGACAGTGTGTTCAGTGACTCTTCAGAGCAAGTGAACTTCGATTCTGAggactcctcctgcctccctgaggacctgagtcttTCTAAGCAGCTGAAAATCCATGTCAAAGAGGAGCCCGTGGAGGAGGCCGAGGAGGAGGCGCCTGAGGCCAGCACGGCGCCCCGGGAGAGCGGGCCCAGCAAGGAGAGCGGCCTGTGGCCTTGCGAGAAGTGCGGGAAGATGTTCACTGCGCACAAGCAGCTGGAGCGGCACCAGGAGCTGCTGTGCTCTGTGAAGCCCTTCATCTGCCACGTGTGCCACAAAGCTTTCCGCACCAACTTCCGCCTGTGGAGTCACTTCCAGTCGCACATGTCTCAGGCCTCTGAGGAGCCGGCTCATAAAGAGACAGAAGTGTGCCCTGTGCCCACCAACTCCCCTTCGCCACCACCTCTGCCGCCACCACCACCCTTGCCCAAGATCCAGCCTTTGGAGCCGGACAGCCCTACGCGTCTGCCTGAGACACCAGCCCCAGCCACCACGGACAAGCTGTTTGCACCCCAGGAGTCAGATACTCTGTTCTACCATGCCCCACCCCTTTCAGCAATCACGTTTAAAAGACAGTTCATGTGCAAACTCTGCCATCGGACATTCAAGACCGCCTTCAGTCTGTGGAGTCACGAACAGACGCATAACTAA
- the Zbtb21 gene encoding zinc finger and BTB domain-containing protein 21 isoform X1, with protein MPCSAISCMMEGLLHYINPAHSISLLSALNEERLKGQLCDVLLIVGDQKFRAHKNVLAASSEYFQSLFTNKENESQTVFQLDFCEPDAFDNVLNYIYSSSLFVEKGSLAAVQELGYSLGISFLTNIVAKAPQAPFPTCPNRKRVPVEDDETSSQKRSVIVCQSRNEALGKAISPSTPDLSHAARPLPSIAAKTSTSKPHVAKPPEPLHSLSLTEKGWPKDSAAVYAKSLSHSGSLDDPNRSSVVNRNAAVPSKTPDREPMDDKPGVSGQLPKGKAIELALKRPRPPVLSLRSSSETPYLLKETSKGSGPGEDRNLLYYSKLGLVIPSSGPASANQTIDRSGPLVKSLLRRSLSMDSQVPVYSPSIDLKSSQGSSTLVSDASGSVFSALSQKSSVKDGSEKTALEDKPQVLPHRLRSLSASQSTDREGSSQTPVAEVRIKTEPSSPLSDPSDIIRVTVGDAAARDLPLKIEEDQKDMSRLPAKRRFQADRRSPFKKARTDEHGLPVSEDAGEDGLSPPPLDSNFPDSDLNKEEFGELEGPRPNKKFKCKHCLKIFRSTAGLHRHANMYHNPEKPYACDICHKRFHTNFKVWTHCQTQHGIVKNPSPASSSHAVLDEKFQRKLIDIVREREIKKALIIKLRRGKPGFQGQSSSPAQQVIKRNLRSRVKGAYICTYCGKAYRFLSQFKQHIKMHPGERALGVNKVAKPKERALASEVESKEVYPCRLCNAKLSSLLEQGNHERLCRNATVCPYCSLRFFSPALKQEHEHRCEYKKLTCLECMRTFKSSFSIWRHQVEVHNQNSMAPAENVSLPALDHNGEVAAPRSQPQPEPGKVNHVAAPKEDSVFSDSSEQVNFDSEDSSCLPEDLSLSKQLKIHVKEEPVEEAEEEAPEASTAPRESGPSKESGLWPCEKCGKMFTAHKQLERHQELLCSVKPFICHVCHKAFRTNFRLWSHFQSHMSQASEEPAHKETEVCPVPTNSPSPPPLPPPPPLPKIQPLEPDSPTRLPETPAPATTDKLFAPQESDTLFYHAPPLSAITFKRQFMCKLCHRTFKTAFSLWSHEQTHN; from the exons atgccttgcagtgct atcagctGCATGATGGAGGGGCTGCTGCATTACATcaacccagcacactccatcTCTCTGCTCAGCGCCCTCAATGAGGAGCGCCTCAAAGGACAGCTGTGCGATGTGCTCCTCATTGTCGGCGACCAGAAGTTCCGAGCTCATAAGAATGTCTTGGCTGCCAGCAGCGAGTACTTTCAGAGTTTATTCACAAATAAGGAGAATGAGTCGCAAACTGTCTTTCAACTGGACTTTTGTGAGCCAGATGCGTTCGATAATGTTTTGAACTACATTTACTCTTCCTCCCTGTTTGTGGAGAAGGGCAGCCTCGCCGCAGTGCAGGAGCTGGGCTATAGCCTCGGCATTTCCTTTCTGACGAACATCGTCGCCAAAGCCCCACAAGCCCCCTTTCCAACGTGTCCCAACAGGAAAAGAGTGCCTGTAGAAGACGACGAGACCAGCTCTCAAAAGCGAAGTGTCATCGTGTGTCAGAGTAGGAACGAAGCACTAGGGAAAGCCATCAGTCCAAGTACGCCTGACCTCAGCCATGCTGCCAGGCCCCTTCCGAGCATCGCAGCCAAGACCAGCACCAGCAAGCCTCACGTGGCCAAGCCGCCAGAGCCGCTGCACAGTCTGTCCTTGACAGAAAAGGGCTGGCCCAAAGATAGTGCTGCGGTGTATGCAAAGTCTCTGTCTCATTCTGGGTCTTTGGATGATCCTAACAGGAGCAGTGTAGTGAACAGAAATGCGGCAGTGCCCTCAAAGACTCCAGACAGAGAGCCCATGGACGATAAGCCGGGGGTGAGTGGTCAGCTTCCGAAGGGAAAGGCAATAGAGCTGGCCCTGAAGAGACCACGGCCGCCTGTTCTGTCCCTTCGCAGCTCATCAGAGACGCCCtatcttttaaaagaaactagCAAAGGAAGTGGTCCAGGGGAGGATAGGAACCTGCTGTACTACTCCAAGCTGGGCTTAGTGATCCCGTCCAGTGGGCCTGCTTCTGCAAACCAGACCATTGACAGGAGCGGCCCACTGGTGAAGAGCCTGCTGAGGCGGTCACTGTCTATGGACAGCCAGGTTCCTGTCTACTCACCCTCTATAGATTTGAAATCATCCCAGGGATCATCCACACTGGTGAGTGATGCATCAGGGAGTGTGTTTAGTGCTTTATCTCAGAAGTCATCTGTGAAAGATGGCAGTGAAAAGACAGCTCTAGAGGACAAGCCTCAAGTGCTGCCGCATCGCCTCAGGTCCCTCAGCGCCTCTCAGTCCACAGATAGGGAGGGGTCCTCCCAAACCCCTGTGGCTGAGGTGCGCATTAAGACTGAGCCCAGCAGCCCACTGTCAGACCCCTCGGACATCATCCGGGTCACCGTGGGAGATGCAGCAGCCAGAGACCTGCCTCTGAAAATTGAGGAGGACCAGAAGGACATGAGCAGGCTGCCAGCAAAGAGAAGGTTCCAGGCAGACAGAAGGTCACCCTTCAAGAAGGCCAGGACAGATGAGCATGGTCTTCCTGTCTCGGAGGATGCTGGTGAGGATGGCCTGAGTCCTCCTCCCCTGGACAGCAATTTCCCAGATTCTGACTTAAACAAAGAGGAATTTGGTGAGTTGGAAGGGCCGAgaccaaacaaaaaatttaaatgcaaacATTGCCTTAAGATCTTTAGATCCACAGCGGGTCTTCACCGCCACGCTAACATGTACCATAACCCAGAGAAGCCCTATGCTTGTGACATCTGTCACAAGAGGTTTCATACCAACTTCAAAGTGTGGACACACTGTCAGACCCAACATGGCATAGTGAAGAACCCATCGCCAGCCTCTAGTTCCCATGCAGTTTTGGATGAGAAATTCCAAAGAAAGCTGATTGAcatagtgagagagagggagattaagAAGGCCCTGATCATTAAGCTGAGGCGCGGCAAGCCTGGCTTCCAGGGGCAGAGTAGCTCCCCAGCACAGCAAGTCATCAAGAGGAACTTGCGCTCCCGAGTCAAAGGGGCCTACATTTGTACTTACTGTGGAAAGGCATACCGCTTTCTCTCTCAGTTTAAGCAGCATATAAAAATGCACCCGGGAGAAAGAGCCCTCGGAGTAAATAAAGTCGCTAAGCCAAAAGAGCGGGCTCTGGCAAGCGAGGTAGAGAGCAAGGAGGTTTACCCGTGCCGCCTCTGTAATGCTAAGCTCTCTTCTCTCCTAGAGCAGGGCAACCACGAGCGCTTGTGCCGGAACGCCACCGTCTGTCCTTACTGCAGCCTCAGGTTCTTCTCACCCGCGCTGAAGCAGGAGCACGAGCACAGGTGTGAGTacaagaagctgacctgcctggAGTGCATGCGCACCTTCAAGTCCTCCTTCAGCATCTGGCGGCACCAGGTGGAGGTGCACAACCAGAACAGCATGGCTCCTGCCGAGAACGTCTCCTTGCCTGCCCTGGACCACAATGGCGAAGTCGCTGCCCCCAGGTCCCAGCCCCAGCCTGAGCCTGGCAAGGTAAACCACGTGGCTGCCCCCAAAGAGGACAGTGTGTTCAGTGACTCTTCAGAGCAAGTGAACTTCGATTCTGAggactcctcctgcctccctgaggacctgagtcttTCTAAGCAGCTGAAAATCCATGTCAAAGAGGAGCCCGTGGAGGAGGCCGAGGAGGAGGCGCCTGAGGCCAGCACGGCGCCCCGGGAGAGCGGGCCCAGCAAGGAGAGCGGCCTGTGGCCTTGCGAGAAGTGCGGGAAGATGTTCACTGCGCACAAGCAGCTGGAGCGGCACCAGGAGCTGCTGTGCTCTGTGAAGCCCTTCATCTGCCACGTGTGCCACAAAGCTTTCCGCACCAACTTCCGCCTGTGGAGTCACTTCCAGTCGCACATGTCTCAGGCCTCTGAGGAGCCGGCTCATAAAGAGACAGAAGTGTGCCCTGTGCCCACCAACTCCCCTTCGCCACCACCTCTGCCGCCACCACCACCCTTGCCCAAGATCCAGCCTTTGGAGCCGGACAGCCCTACGCGTCTGCCTGAGACACCAGCCCCAGCCACCACGGACAAGCTGTTTGCACCCCAGGAGTCAGATACTCTGTTCTACCATGCCCCACCCCTTTCAGCAATCACGTTTAAAAGACAGTTCATGTGCAAACTCTGCCATCGGACATTCAAGACCGCCTTCAGTCTGTGGAGTCACGAACAGACGCATAACTAA
- the Zbtb21 gene encoding zinc finger and BTB domain-containing protein 21 isoform X2, which produces MMEGLLHYINPAHSISLLSALNEERLKGQLCDVLLIVGDQKFRAHKNVLAASSEYFQSLFTNKENESQTVFQLDFCEPDAFDNVLNYIYSSSLFVEKGSLAAVQELGYSLGISFLTNIVAKAPQAPFPTCPNRKRVPVEDDETSSQKRSVIVCQSRNEALGKAISPSTPDLSHAARPLPSIAAKTSTSKPHVAKPPEPLHSLSLTEKGWPKDSAAVYAKSLSHSGSLDDPNRSSVVNRNAAVPSKTPDREPMDDKPGVSGQLPKGKAIELALKRPRPPVLSLRSSSETPYLLKETSKGSGPGEDRNLLYYSKLGLVIPSSGPASANQTIDRSGPLVKSLLRRSLSMDSQVPVYSPSIDLKSSQGSSTLVSDASGSVFSALSQKSSVKDGSEKTALEDKPQVLPHRLRSLSASQSTDREGSSQTPVAEVRIKTEPSSPLSDPSDIIRVTVGDAAARDLPLKIEEDQKDMSRLPAKRRFQADRRSPFKKARTDEHGLPVSEDAGEDGLSPPPLDSNFPDSDLNKEEFGELEGPRPNKKFKCKHCLKIFRSTAGLHRHANMYHNPEKPYACDICHKRFHTNFKVWTHCQTQHGIVKNPSPASSSHAVLDEKFQRKLIDIVREREIKKALIIKLRRGKPGFQGQSSSPAQQVIKRNLRSRVKGAYICTYCGKAYRFLSQFKQHIKMHPGERALGVNKVAKPKERALASEVESKEVYPCRLCNAKLSSLLEQGNHERLCRNATVCPYCSLRFFSPALKQEHEHRCEYKKLTCLECMRTFKSSFSIWRHQVEVHNQNSMAPAENVSLPALDHNGEVAAPRSQPQPEPGKVNHVAAPKEDSVFSDSSEQVNFDSEDSSCLPEDLSLSKQLKIHVKEEPVEEAEEEAPEASTAPRESGPSKESGLWPCEKCGKMFTAHKQLERHQELLCSVKPFICHVCHKAFRTNFRLWSHFQSHMSQASEEPAHKETEVCPVPTNSPSPPPLPPPPPLPKIQPLEPDSPTRLPETPAPATTDKLFAPQESDTLFYHAPPLSAITFKRQFMCKLCHRTFKTAFSLWSHEQTHN; this is translated from the coding sequence ATGATGGAGGGGCTGCTGCATTACATcaacccagcacactccatcTCTCTGCTCAGCGCCCTCAATGAGGAGCGCCTCAAAGGACAGCTGTGCGATGTGCTCCTCATTGTCGGCGACCAGAAGTTCCGAGCTCATAAGAATGTCTTGGCTGCCAGCAGCGAGTACTTTCAGAGTTTATTCACAAATAAGGAGAATGAGTCGCAAACTGTCTTTCAACTGGACTTTTGTGAGCCAGATGCGTTCGATAATGTTTTGAACTACATTTACTCTTCCTCCCTGTTTGTGGAGAAGGGCAGCCTCGCCGCAGTGCAGGAGCTGGGCTATAGCCTCGGCATTTCCTTTCTGACGAACATCGTCGCCAAAGCCCCACAAGCCCCCTTTCCAACGTGTCCCAACAGGAAAAGAGTGCCTGTAGAAGACGACGAGACCAGCTCTCAAAAGCGAAGTGTCATCGTGTGTCAGAGTAGGAACGAAGCACTAGGGAAAGCCATCAGTCCAAGTACGCCTGACCTCAGCCATGCTGCCAGGCCCCTTCCGAGCATCGCAGCCAAGACCAGCACCAGCAAGCCTCACGTGGCCAAGCCGCCAGAGCCGCTGCACAGTCTGTCCTTGACAGAAAAGGGCTGGCCCAAAGATAGTGCTGCGGTGTATGCAAAGTCTCTGTCTCATTCTGGGTCTTTGGATGATCCTAACAGGAGCAGTGTAGTGAACAGAAATGCGGCAGTGCCCTCAAAGACTCCAGACAGAGAGCCCATGGACGATAAGCCGGGGGTGAGTGGTCAGCTTCCGAAGGGAAAGGCAATAGAGCTGGCCCTGAAGAGACCACGGCCGCCTGTTCTGTCCCTTCGCAGCTCATCAGAGACGCCCtatcttttaaaagaaactagCAAAGGAAGTGGTCCAGGGGAGGATAGGAACCTGCTGTACTACTCCAAGCTGGGCTTAGTGATCCCGTCCAGTGGGCCTGCTTCTGCAAACCAGACCATTGACAGGAGCGGCCCACTGGTGAAGAGCCTGCTGAGGCGGTCACTGTCTATGGACAGCCAGGTTCCTGTCTACTCACCCTCTATAGATTTGAAATCATCCCAGGGATCATCCACACTGGTGAGTGATGCATCAGGGAGTGTGTTTAGTGCTTTATCTCAGAAGTCATCTGTGAAAGATGGCAGTGAAAAGACAGCTCTAGAGGACAAGCCTCAAGTGCTGCCGCATCGCCTCAGGTCCCTCAGCGCCTCTCAGTCCACAGATAGGGAGGGGTCCTCCCAAACCCCTGTGGCTGAGGTGCGCATTAAGACTGAGCCCAGCAGCCCACTGTCAGACCCCTCGGACATCATCCGGGTCACCGTGGGAGATGCAGCAGCCAGAGACCTGCCTCTGAAAATTGAGGAGGACCAGAAGGACATGAGCAGGCTGCCAGCAAAGAGAAGGTTCCAGGCAGACAGAAGGTCACCCTTCAAGAAGGCCAGGACAGATGAGCATGGTCTTCCTGTCTCGGAGGATGCTGGTGAGGATGGCCTGAGTCCTCCTCCCCTGGACAGCAATTTCCCAGATTCTGACTTAAACAAAGAGGAATTTGGTGAGTTGGAAGGGCCGAgaccaaacaaaaaatttaaatgcaaacATTGCCTTAAGATCTTTAGATCCACAGCGGGTCTTCACCGCCACGCTAACATGTACCATAACCCAGAGAAGCCCTATGCTTGTGACATCTGTCACAAGAGGTTTCATACCAACTTCAAAGTGTGGACACACTGTCAGACCCAACATGGCATAGTGAAGAACCCATCGCCAGCCTCTAGTTCCCATGCAGTTTTGGATGAGAAATTCCAAAGAAAGCTGATTGAcatagtgagagagagggagattaagAAGGCCCTGATCATTAAGCTGAGGCGCGGCAAGCCTGGCTTCCAGGGGCAGAGTAGCTCCCCAGCACAGCAAGTCATCAAGAGGAACTTGCGCTCCCGAGTCAAAGGGGCCTACATTTGTACTTACTGTGGAAAGGCATACCGCTTTCTCTCTCAGTTTAAGCAGCATATAAAAATGCACCCGGGAGAAAGAGCCCTCGGAGTAAATAAAGTCGCTAAGCCAAAAGAGCGGGCTCTGGCAAGCGAGGTAGAGAGCAAGGAGGTTTACCCGTGCCGCCTCTGTAATGCTAAGCTCTCTTCTCTCCTAGAGCAGGGCAACCACGAGCGCTTGTGCCGGAACGCCACCGTCTGTCCTTACTGCAGCCTCAGGTTCTTCTCACCCGCGCTGAAGCAGGAGCACGAGCACAGGTGTGAGTacaagaagctgacctgcctggAGTGCATGCGCACCTTCAAGTCCTCCTTCAGCATCTGGCGGCACCAGGTGGAGGTGCACAACCAGAACAGCATGGCTCCTGCCGAGAACGTCTCCTTGCCTGCCCTGGACCACAATGGCGAAGTCGCTGCCCCCAGGTCCCAGCCCCAGCCTGAGCCTGGCAAGGTAAACCACGTGGCTGCCCCCAAAGAGGACAGTGTGTTCAGTGACTCTTCAGAGCAAGTGAACTTCGATTCTGAggactcctcctgcctccctgaggacctgagtcttTCTAAGCAGCTGAAAATCCATGTCAAAGAGGAGCCCGTGGAGGAGGCCGAGGAGGAGGCGCCTGAGGCCAGCACGGCGCCCCGGGAGAGCGGGCCCAGCAAGGAGAGCGGCCTGTGGCCTTGCGAGAAGTGCGGGAAGATGTTCACTGCGCACAAGCAGCTGGAGCGGCACCAGGAGCTGCTGTGCTCTGTGAAGCCCTTCATCTGCCACGTGTGCCACAAAGCTTTCCGCACCAACTTCCGCCTGTGGAGTCACTTCCAGTCGCACATGTCTCAGGCCTCTGAGGAGCCGGCTCATAAAGAGACAGAAGTGTGCCCTGTGCCCACCAACTCCCCTTCGCCACCACCTCTGCCGCCACCACCACCCTTGCCCAAGATCCAGCCTTTGGAGCCGGACAGCCCTACGCGTCTGCCTGAGACACCAGCCCCAGCCACCACGGACAAGCTGTTTGCACCCCAGGAGTCAGATACTCTGTTCTACCATGCCCCACCCCTTTCAGCAATCACGTTTAAAAGACAGTTCATGTGCAAACTCTGCCATCGGACATTCAAGACCGCCTTCAGTCTGTGGAGTCACGAACAGACGCATAACTAA